A segment of the Serratia fonticola genome:
GTATTGATGACTTCTGCATTAGTCGCCGCTCTGGGCTTGAGCTCACCGGCACAGGCCGATCAGCAAACCGTCTCTCTGGGTTATGCGCAGAGTAAAGTACAGAATCTGAACAACATCAACGGGGCGAACCTCAAATACCGCTATGAGTGGGATTCACCGGTCAGCGTTATCGGCTCCTTCACCTACATGAGTGGGAACGATAATTACTCTTACCTGCTGACCCGTGATGTCATCGACAACAAGGTGGACATCAAATATTACTCGCTGTCTGTGGGCCCGGCTTACCGCTTTAACGAATTTATCAGCGTCTATGGCCTGCTGGGGCTCAACTACAACAAAGTGGATTACCGCTCATCCTGGAATAACTACGAATCCGGCTCTTACCGCGATATGGGCACGGAAACCGGTAACATCAGAAAGACCTCTTTGATGTACGGAGTCGGTGTGCAGATTAACCCGATTGAAAATGTAGCAGTGGATATCGGATATGAAGGTTCCAGCCTGGATGACGGCAGACAATCTCACGACATTAACGGTTTTAATATCGGTATCGGTTACCGCTTCTGATGCCAGATATCCCGGTTTCGGCCGGGATTAATGACCTGAAGCGATAGGACTCTCGCTGTCGTTTGAGGTCATTAAGGTAGAGACCTTATTTTTTACTTTTCGTTTTTCCGCAGGGACGCTGGCATGAACAAGAATTTATACCGACTCATTTTCAACCAGGCACGAGGCATGCTGATGGTGGTGCCCGATATTGCCGGGGCAGGCCGTGCGGGAGCCGCATCGTCGCCATCCGGCACTGGCCACACCCTCAGCCAGATGATAGGTAAAGTTCATGGCGTGTGTTTTGCGTTGCTGCTGGCCCTCGGGGCCATTCAGCCGGCGCAGGCGGCGATCGTTGCTGATGGTAGCGCGCCGGGCAACCAACAGCCGACCATTATCAGCAGTGCCAACGGTACGCCGCAGGTCAATATCCAGACGCCAAGCGCAGCGGGTGTCTCACGCAACGTCTACAGCCAGTTCGATGTGGATAATAAAGGTGTGGTGCTCAATAACAGCCACCTCAATACTCAGACCCAGATTGCCGGGATGGTCACCGCCAACCCTTGGCTGGCGAAGGGCGAAGCTAAAATTATCCTCAATGAAGTCAATACCCGTAATCCGAGTCAGTTGAACGGCTTTATTGAAGTCGCTGGGCAAAAGGCACAAGTGGTGATCGCCAACCCGGCGGGTATCACCTGTAGCGGCTGTGGTTTTATCAACGCTAACCGCGCGACGCTCACCACCGGCCAGGCGCAAATGACTAACGGCCAACTGACCGGCTATAACGTTGAGCGTGGCGAAATCGTCATACAGGGTAATGGGCTGGACAGCAGCCTGCAGGACCATACCGACCTGATCGCCCGTTCGGTAAAAATCAATGCCGGGCTCTGGGCCAACGATTTGGCGGTGACCACCGGGCGCAATCAGGTGGATGCTGCACATCAGTCTGTCACATCCAAAACCGTTGACGGTAGCCCACGCCCACAGGTGGCAGTGGATGTGTCCCATCTGGGCGGTATGTACGCCAATAAAATCCGTCTGCTGGGTACCGAGGCTGGAGTGGGAGTGCATAATGCCGGGGCGCTTAATGCCATCGCCGGTGACGTGGTGGTCAACGCTGATGGTATGCTCACCAACAGCGGAGCGATTACTGCCACTCAGAATCTCCAACTGACCACCTCGGGTGGCGTGGATAATAGTGGCAAACTCTATGCCGGAGGAAATACTACCCTCCAGGCCAAGGGTGCTGTCACCAACAGCGGAATTCTGGCGGCACAGGGTAATACCCGGCTTACCGCCGCCAGCATCAACAGCACCTCACAAGGTGTGCTGGCGGCAGGCATGACCAGCGAGGGCAAACTGGGCGCGAGCGGTAACCTGACGCTCAACAGTCAGGGGCAAATCAACGCCAATGGCCAGAACTCGGCGGCGGGGCAATTGTTCGCCACCGGCACCACGCTGGATCTCAGCGGTAGCCAGACCTATGGCAACAATATCGATCTTCAGGCCACGGAGGGCGATATCAGCACCGCCGGGGCTAATCTGGCGGCAGCGCAAACACTCTCTGCACGTACAGGCGGGATGCTTAATAATGATGGCGGCAAACTCAGTGCTGACCAGCTCTCGCTGACCGCCAATGCCCTCTCCAACCAGCAGGGCACCGTGCAGCAGCTTGGTCAGCAGGACCTGACGCTGTCCCACGCTACCAGCATCAACAACCGTGCCGGGACGATTGCCAGTAACGGCAAAACCCTGACGCTCAATACCGCCAGCCTCAACAACCAGCAGGGCACCATCGTGCATGCTGGTGACGGCGCCTTGTCGATTCAGGCTACGCAGATGAACGGCGACAACGGTACGGTGGTCTCCAACGGCAGCCTGGCACTGACGGGTACCTCGCTGCAACTGGATAACACCACCACTCAGGCGGGAAGTATTACTCTCAACGCCGCCAGCCTGTCGCACCGTGGCGGGCACATGACCCAGACCGGCAGCGGCATGCTGAACCTCAACGTCACCAACCTGCTCGACAATCTGGAGGGAGAAATCTTCTCCAACGGCGCGTTATCACTGACTGCCGGCACACTGAATAACCAGCAGGGCCAACTGATTGCCGCCAATAAACACGATGTTACGCTGACCCTCGACGGTGCGTTGAACAACCGGGACGGCCTGATTGCCGCCGATGGTCGTTTGACTTCGCTCAGCGGTGCGGTGGATAACACCGGTGGGTTGATGCAGGCGGGTTCCGCGTTGAGTCTCGACAGTCGCGGTGCTGAGGTAGTGAACCGCAACAGCGGCGCACAGGGCGGCATTGTCAGCGCAGGCGATATGCAGCTTGCGACCGGGAACCTCGACAACCGCAACGGCCAGATTGCCGCCAGCACCCTGAATGCCCAGACCGGCAATCTCAATAACACTGCAGGCAAAATTCTGGCGGACAAGGGGCTGACGCTCAACAGCGGTGCCCTCAACAACCAGGCGGGGAATATCCAGTCCGGTGCGGCACTCACCTTGAACACCCACGGCCAGACAATAGACAACTCTGCAGGTGGGCTGATCGGCGCAACCGGTGCGTTATCGCTCGCCAGCGGTGCATTGGATAACCGTCAAGGCAAGCTGGTGGGCGGTGGCGATACGCAGTTGCACACTGGGTTACTGGATAACCGTGGCGGCCAACTGGTTTCTCTGAGCCATCTGTCACTGTTCAACACCGGGCTGCTCAACGATGACGGCGGTTTGCTGCAAAGCGCTGGGGATCTGCTGATCGACACCCAGGGCGGAACACTCAGCAACACCGTCAGTGGTGATCAGGGGGGGATCACCAGCCAGGGTTCGCTGACGCTGAAAACCGGCATGCTTGATAACCAGCAGGGTGTGCTCATCAGTAACCAGCAACTCACCCTCACATCCAGGGCAGTCAATAACCAGCAAGGGCAGATTGCGGCGTTGGGCTCCATCCACGCCCTGACGCAGGCGCTGAATAACGCCTGGGGCACCTTGCAGTCCGGTCAGGCGCTACAGTGGGATACTCAAGGCCTTGCGCTCGATAACCAGCACGGTACGTTCAGTGCACAGGGTGACCTTTCGCTGACCACCGCCGAGGTGAATAACCAGCAGGGATTGCTGGCTTCCGGTGGAGCGATGACGCTCAATACCGCCGCTTTCGACAACAGTCAGCAGGGCAACCTGTTCAGCAAAGGGACATTGGATCTCACTGCCAGCCACATCAACAACCAGCAAGGCCAGATCCAGGCACTGGGCAACATGGTGCTTAATGCCGCTCAGGCGGTGATCGACAATGGGGCCGGGCTGATCCAGGGCGCGTTGAACGTTACGCTCAATGCCGCCACTATCCTTAACCAGAATACCCTCGACGCACAGCGTGGCATTCAGGGCGGCAGCCTGACGCTGAATGCGCAGGATGTCGATAACAGCGAGGGCGCATTGCGCGTGGATGATGCGCTGACGCTCAATCTGAGCGGCAACCTGAACAATACCTCGGGGCTATTAAGTGCGCAGAACAGCCTGTACATCCAGGCCCAGCAGGTCATCAACAGCGCAGGTGCCATGGAAGCGGGCCAGCAATTCACCCTGAACAGCGGTTCTCTGACCGGTGATGGGTCGCTACTGTCGCTGGGGGATATGTCCCTCACGCTGGCGCAGGATTTCTTCAATACCGGGTCAGTCCAGGCGGGCCATGACCTGAGCTTGACCACTCAGGGCGATCTGACCAACCAGTCGTTGATTCAGGCGGGCAACCAGCTTGACCTGACGGCCACCAACCTGTTCAACAGTGCCACTGCTGAAATCAGCGCGGGCACTACGCAACTCACCGCCACCCAGACCCTGACCAACTATGGCTTGATCGATGGTTTCTATACCCGCCTCAACGGTACCACAGTCAATAATATCGGCAGTGGCCGTATCTATGGCGATGCGTTAGCTATCCAGGCTGGAACATTGAACAACCTGGCGGAAAACGGCCAGGCGGCCACCATTGCAGCTCGTCAGCGGCTGGATATCGGTGTTGGCACACTTAACAACCGCGACCATGCGCTGATCTACAGCGACGGGGCGATGGCGATTGGTGGCGCGCTGGATGGCAACTACCAGGCCATCGGTCAGGGGGGCGTGCTCAACAACCACAGTGCCACCATTGAGTCCGCCGCAGATATGGCGCTCAATATCGGGCAAATCAACAACATTAATGACCACTTCTCGTTGGAAAACGTACTGGTTTCGCAAGAGCAGATCTCCGAATACGAAGTTGCCCGCCTCAACAACGGCGTACGCTATAACGATAAGGATTACACCATCTACATCTACCAGGACGAAGTGAACGTTCTGTGTATTGAAGGCGTGATCTGCCATACCACCGACGGCGACCGTTTTACCCATTACGACTACCTGCGCACGGTCACCGAAGACCGCGTCAAGGAAAGCGATCCGGGTAAAATCATTGCCGGGGGCAATCTCAGCATCAACGCCAACAGCGTACTCAATGACAAGAGCCAGATTATCGCCGGGGGGGCCCTGGCGTTGCAGGCCGGGACGCTGGATAACGTCGAGGTCGAGGCCAATCGCCAGATCAACGACGTTGGTACCGCCACCTATTACTCACGCCATCAGAGCAAAGGTGGTGATTCCTCCAATGTGGATACCACCGCTTATCGTCCGCCGACGGTGATCCAGGCCATTACCCTAAAACCGAGCACCTTGGCGGAATATACCCAGGGCCAGGGCAGCAATCTGGTGATTGATGCACAGCAAAAAGCGGATATTAATGGCGATATTCAAGGTGCAGCAGGCATTAACGCCGGACCGATTGCCGGGCCGGGCGCGGGCAACCTGCTGCCGGTGGTGCCGGGGGCGATCACCCTGCCTGTGGGCAAAACCTTCGAGGTGAACCTCGGGGAGTCGGGCAAGGTGGTGCGTATCGTTGGGCCGAATACCCAACTGCCGGACAACAGCCTGTTCCAGGTGCGCCCGGACAGTAGCCCGTATCTGGTGGAAACCGATCCGCGCTTCACCAATCAGAAACAGTGGCTGGGCTCGGATTACATGATGCAGGCCTTCACCACCGATCCTAACAACGTTCTCAAACGCCTGGGGGATGGCTACTACGAGCAACGACTGATCCGCGAGCAGGTGATTGCTCTGAGCGGTAACCGTTATCTTGATGGTTTCCAGAATGACGAAGAGCAGTACAAGGCCTTGATGAACAACGGGGTAGAGTTCGGCAAGAAATACAACCTGACGCTGGGCGTGGCGCTCACAGCCGAACAGATGGCGCTGCTTACGGGTGATATCGTCTGGCTGGTGGCGCAGACCGTGACATTGCCAGATGGCAGCACCCAGCAAGTGCTGGTGCCGCAGGTGTATGCCACCGTCAAGGCGGGTGATCTCGATGGCAGTGGTGCGCTGCTGGCAGGGAAAAATGTCGGCCTGAACCTGAGCGGCGATCTGACCAACAGCGGGCGTATCAACGGCCAGCAAAGTACGCAGATCCTGGCGGAGAACATCAATAACCTGGGCGGGTTGATCCAGGGTAACGATGTAGCGCTGAAAGCGCGCACCGACATCAATAACGTCGGTGGGGTGATCGCCGGGCAACAGAGCCTGGTGGCCACCGCCGGGCGCGATATCAACGCCATCACCACCACCCGCAGCGCCGAGAGCGCCGGTGGCGATTTTGCGCGTAACACGCTGGACCGTGTTGCAGGTCTCTATGTGCAGCAAGCGGATGGCACGCTGGCGCTGCAGGCCGGGCGGGATGTGAATCTGACGGCGGCGCAGGTGGTCAACAGCGGTGAAGGCGGCACGACCTCCATCACGGCAGGACGTGACCTGAACCTCAATACCGTCACCACCGGCAGCACCGACAACCTTAACTGGGGTGACAACTGGCAACATCACTCCAGCAGCCAGCAGGTCGGGAGTGAAGTGGTCGGTACTGGTAACGTGCAACTGAGTGCCGGACACGATGTGAATATCACCGCAGGCACCGTCTCGGCCGGGCAACAACTCAATGTTGCTGCGGGTAACGATATCAACATTCAACATGGCCTTGACACCAACACGCTGGACCAGCATTACAAGGCTACCGGCAGCAGTGGTATGCTCTCCAAAACCACCACCGAATCGCGGGACACTATCAGCCAACAGACTGTCAATGGCAGCCAGTTGAGCGGCGACACGGTGAGCATGCAGGCCGGACGTGATTTGACGGTCACAGGCAGCAGCGTAGCCGCCACGCAGGATGTGAATCTTTCCGCAGGTAACAACCTGAGCCTACAGGCGGCGACCGAGCAGCGGGATGAAACCCATATGCTGCAGGAGAAGAAAAGCGGCCTGTCCGGCACCGGCGGTATCGGCTTCAGCTACGGCACCAACGATATCAAAACCACCGATGACGGCAAATCCCAGAGCAGCGTCGGTAGCACGGTGGGCAGCACCCAGGGGAATGTGACCCTGAATGCAGGCAACAGCCTGACGGTACAGGGCTCGGACGTGTTGGCAGGGAAAGACATCAACCTGACCGGCAAGGAAGTCAATATCCTGGCTGCAGAAAACCAGAGCACCCAGAAGCATGTAGTGGAGCAGAAACAGAGTGGCCTGACGCTGGCGCTGTCCGGTACGGTGGGCAGTGCAGTGAGTTCGGCAGTCTCCAGCGCCAACGATGCCAGCAAGGAGAGCAACGGCCGTCTGGCTGCATTGCAAGGGATGAAGTCAGCACTTAGTGGAGTACAGGCAGCCCAGGCCAACGAACTGCGCAACACCGGGGATGAAAAAACCAGCCTGGTGGGGCTGAACCTCTCCTACGGCAGCCAGTCGTCAAAATCCGAGCAGACGACCAACCAGTCGCAAAGCCAGGGCAGTACCCTGACCGCAGGCAACAACCTGAATATCCACGCCACCGGCACCGATATCAACGTTCAGGGCAGTCAGTTGCAGGGCGGGAAGGACATCAACCTGAATGCGGCGCGGGACGTCAATCTGCTCTCGGCGCAGAACACCCAGACGGTGGATGGCAAGAACGAAAGCCACGGTAGCTCTGTCGGCGTGGGCGTGAATTTTGGCCAGGGTAAAAACGGCCTGACGCTAAACGCCAGCGTGAACAAGGGTAAAGGTTCTGAAAGCGGCAATATGCTGACGCACACAGAGACCACGCTGAACGCCGGTAATAATCTCAACATCACCAGCGGGCGCGACACTACCCTGACCGGGGCGCAGGTGGGCGGTGAGAAGGTGACGATGGACGTGGGGCGCAACCTGACCTTAACCAGTGAGCAGGACCGCGACAACTACGACTCGAAACAGCAGAACGCCAGCGCGGGCGGTAGCGCCGGAGTGGGGGCATTCAGTGGTTCGGTTAATCTGAGTCGTGACAAGATGCACTCAACCTACGATGCGGTTCAGGAGCAGACTGGGGTCTTCGCCGGAAAAGGCGGCTTCGACATTACCGTGGGTGAGCATACCCAGCTCAACGGGGCGGTTATCGGTTCGACAGCGACGGCAGACAAGAATAAACTGGATACCGGTACGTTAGGTTTTAATAATATTGAAAACAAAGCGGATTACCAGGTAGAACACCAGAGCGTGGGTATCAGCTCGGGCGGTAGCATTGGTGGGCAGTTCGCGGGGAATATGGCGAATGGCCTGCTGACCGGTGTGAACGGCAGTGGTAGCGCCAGTTCGACCACGCAGTCGGCGGTGAGTGAAGGCACCATTACTATCCGTGACCAGGCGAACCAGAAGCAGGACGTGGCAGACCTGAGCCGGGATGTCGAGAATGCGAACCCGGGTCTGGACAAAATCTTCGACAAGGAGAAGGAACAGAACCGGCTGAAAGAAGCGCAGCTGATCGGGGAGATTGGCAGCCAGGCGGCAGATATTGCGCGGACGCAGGGTGAAATCAATGGGTTGAAAGCCGCGAAAGAGAAGTACCCGGATAAGACCGCCGAGCAACTGCGTGAAACCCAAGAATATAAAGATGCCATGAAGCAGTATGGCACTGGCAGCTCACTACAGCAGGGGATCCAGGCAGCGACGGCGGCCATACAGGGGCTGGCCGGTGGTGATATGGCTAAAGCCTTGGCGGGCGCCAGTGCGCCGTATCTGGCGGAGGTCATTCACAAGATGACCACAGACTCCAATGGCAAGGTAAACACCGAAGCCAACCTGATGGCGCACGCCGTTCTGGGTGCGGTGACGGCTGCGGTAAATGGCAACAGCGCGTTAGCGGGAGCCTCCGGCGCGGTAATGGGTGAATATATTGCCCAACAGATGTACCCCGGTATCAAGCGCGAAGATCTGAGCGAAGAGCAGCGGCAGACCATTAGCGCTCTAGGCACATTGGCAGCGGGACTGGTCGGGGGTATTGTGGATGACAGCACGGCAGATGCGGTTGCGGGAGGACAGGCTGGGAAGAATGCTGTGGAGAATAATGCGCTGAACCCGAACCACTTCGGTAAGGGCATGGCAGATTACGGTCAATCTGTTGCTTCTTATGCGCAATATGCTCAGGACAAGAATCTACCGCCAGAGCAGGTGCAGGCCGATCTGGCCCAAATGGTGAAAGGTGATCTGCCGGAAAGTGCGGATATCATTAAAGCCATTTTGAGCAATAACCCTGGCTCAGATACCATCATGGCGCTACTGACAGCGGAAGAAGCGAAGGATTACGCGCTGGCGCTGTTGACGTCGATCCCCGCAGAAAAAGCATTGGCACTGGTTGGTAAAACTGCGAATGTTCTGACCAATAACCAGTTGATCAAAGCAGCGGAGAAGATCTCGACGGCGAAACCGGGGAAACAATTTACTGCTCCACGGGATCTGAATGAGCAAATTGTTTGGAAGCAGGTGCAGGAAAATCCGGCAGCAGGTGAAAAACTGATTGGTATGAATAATGATCCTCGTTTTCCTGCAAGTGCAGGATTCCAAAAAATGCAGGTAGTCCAGAAAAATGCTAAGGGAGAAGCAATCACCATTCATTATCAGTACAACTCCACCACTGGCAAAGCCTACGATATGAAAATTGATACCCCACAGAGGGTTAACACTAATCCGGCAGATGTAATCGAAAATATTAAAGGGCAGATTAAATGAAAATAAAAGAATCAGACGGAACTGTCGTAGATGTTTTTGCAATTTATTGGTTTGGTGATGAAACATATTTTTATGGACTTCCAAAAAATTATGGCGGTTTACTTGCATATAGGGCAAGCCAAGTGTCTGTAATTGAATCGGAAATAGACTTTAATGCAATATATTTTGAAAATAATGCGAAGAGCATTCAACATTGGGCTTTGATAAAAGAAAAATTACTGGATGATATATTAGAACGGGATGATGCCGCCTATAAACGGTTCCTTGAGATCCTGAAAGCGGAAGGTCACATAGCTCAGGATTTTTATTAATTAGTGTTTTTAACCCCGGTATCAGTCGTGATGATCTGACGGAAGAGCAGCGTCAGACGATCAGTGCCCTTGGCACCCTGGCAGCAGGTTTGGCGGGTGGTATTGTTGGGGACAGTTCGGCCAATGCCGTAGCGGGGGCGCATGCGGGTAAGAATGCGCTCGAGAACAATAACCTTGTCAATGTATTGGCAGCAGTAAATAAAGAGAAGCCCGGTACGGTAGAACAATGGCAAGCCGATAAACAAGCAGAAATCAAGAAAGCCTGTAGTGGTGGAACACCAGTGTCTTGTCAGACGATGGTTATGGCTGCAGGAAGTGCACTGGCGTGGCCGTTATTGCCGGAAACGGCAATGACTACCAGTTTAATTGGAGGCATGGCGAACGCAGGAGTCCAGTATGGAGTTAATGGTAGCGTTGATCCCAATGATGTAATTCTCGCATACTGGACAGGGGCATTAACCGCAACTACCGGAGTTGTTGGCACCGTTTATTGGAATGGGGTCGGTGGTGGAGCATCAGCTTACCTTAAGGGCGACGATCCTTTCCAAGCGGGATTGATTAGTGGCGCAGGAGCTGGATTTGGCTATGGAATTGGGAAATTGTTCTCTCTAGGAACTAATGGGGCTGGTAATTGGTTAGCAGACGGATGGGATCCTAAATTTAACCCAGTACTACGCAACCAAACTGAGGTTACAGGGCAGTTCACTATCTCAAAAGACATGTTGCCCAGTAAAGTTCCAGGTGTTGTTGGTAATGTAGGCTCCTCTCTTGCAACAGAGGGAACAAACGCATTTACTCAAGAGCAGCTAAAAAAATATCCAGGAGAAAAAATGATGTTTTCAAAGAAAACTATTATTAGGTTTCTTTTGTTAAATATCATTTGGATATTGGTTGTTTTTTTATGGCTTCTGTCATGTTTTTCATTATTAGAAGTTTTACTTGGTATGCTATTGGCGGAGATTTCCTTTTTTCTTTCATGGATATCAAAAGAGCTTTCAAAGTGGCAGTATTAGTGGGGCCCGTTTGTGGGATGGGGTTTTGGGTTTTATATCGTCAACGTTCCTGTTCTCGTGGAGAATAACTTCCTGAGTCAGGGAAGCCCGTAAAACCCAGTCATATCGGGAATAAAGAATCCTGATTATAAAATTAATGGTGAAATATCAATGATGTTGTTCAAGCTAAGATTGCCAAAGATCCTAGTGAAAGCCCGCCTAATGGAAACATGGGAACCGCTCATGCAGAAATAGGTGTTATCCAGCAAGCCTATGAGAAAGGGATGACTAACGGCAAAGATATGCTCATGTCCGTGAAGGGGGAACCAGTTTGTTCTTATTGCCTTAGCGACGTAAAAGCTATGGCTGCGAAATCAGGGCTTAAGTCGCTAACAATTTTTGAAGAAGGTACTGGTAGGACTTTATATTGGGAAGCTGGTACGAAAAAATTCCGTATAAAAGGAGCTAAAGATGAGTAAGTTGCAGCTCTCATGGTCTATCTTGCAACAAGGTGGGGCTAAGGAATTTCATTGTTGGGATGAAGTGAGTAGCGTACTAAATAATCTTCGATCATTTAGTGGTTGTGTAACATTGGATAAATTAGATGACGAAGATTACTTAATCTCTGAAATTCAAGTGAGAATGGAAAAAGGCTTCTATTTGGTTACTTTTTTGAATGAAGATGATGAAGTTATGACACTTTCCGATTTAACACAGTCGGATGAAAATATTTTAATCCTAGGAGATTATTGGTCAGCAAGACAGGTAACAAAGGACTTTGATCTTGTTGTCAGGATCTTTAAAGAGTTCTTTGATACTGGCAATGTATCGACGGAACTTCTGAATTAAAACAGTAACCCCGGCCTTGGTCGGGGTTACTACTGTTACGCCCTAAATCCTCCCACTTCCCGCTGCCGCAACCGAATGACACCGGGCGCAGTGGCCACTTCCAGCTGTGCCGCCTCGGTGATCCCAGAGTCGGTGAGCCAGTTGCCGCCGATAATCACCTCGTCGTTCTCCCGCACCTAATTCGTGCCCAAATCGTGGCGGTCTTGGTTGGCCTCGCACAGTGCTTCCCAGGTGGCTTCAGGGCAGTCAGTTGCAGGGCGGGAAGGACATCAACCTGAATGCGGCGCAGAACACCCAGACGGTGGATGGCAAGAACGAAAGCCACGGTAGCTCTGTCGGCGTGGGCGTGAATTTTGGTCAGGGTAAAAACGGCCTGACGCTAAACGCCAGCGTGAACAAGGGTAAAGGTTCTGAAAGCGGCAATATGCTGACGCACACAGAGACCACGCTGAACGCCGGTAATAATCTCAACATCACCAGCGCGCGACACTACCCTGACCGGGGCGCAGGTGGGCGGTGAGAAGGTGACGATGGATGTGGGTCGTAATCTGACCTTAACCAGTGAGAAGGATCGCGACAACTACGACTCGAAACAGCAGAACGCCGGCGCGGGCGGTAGCGCCGGAGTGGGGGCATTCAGTGGTTCGGTTAATCTGAGTCGTGACAAGATGCACTCAACCTACGATGCGGTGCAGGAGCAGACTGGGGTCTTCGCCGGAAAAGGCGGCTTCGACATTACCGTGGGTGAGCATACCCAGCTCAACGGGGCGGTTATCGGTTCGACAGCGACGGCAGACAAGAATAAACTGGATACCGGTACGTTAGGTTTTAATAATATTGAAAACAAAGCGGATTATCAGGTAGAACACCAGAGCGTGGGTATCAGCTCGGGCGGTAGCATTGGTGGGCAGTTCGCGGGGAATATGGCGAATGGCCTGCTGACCGGTGTGAACGGCAGCGGTAGCGCCAGTTCGACCACGCAGTCGGCGGTGAGTGAAGGCACCATTACTATCCGTGACCAGGCGAACCAGAAGCAGGACGTGACAGACCTGAGCCGGGATGTCGAGAATGCGAACCCGGGTCTGGACAAAATCTTCGACAAGGAGAAGGAACAGAATTGGCTGAAAGAAGCGCAGCTGATCGGGGGAAATCGGCAGCCAGGCGGCAGATATTGCGCGGACGCAGGGACAGATAGCCGGTCTGAAAGCGCAGAAAGATCCGGCGGCGTTACAGGCAGCGAAAGAGGCGCTGGCGGCGAAAGGTAATACCAACCCCAGCGACACGCAGATAGCGGAGCAGGCTTACAACACCGCACAAGCACAATGGGGCACGGGTAGCGCGATCCAGCAGGGTATCCAGGCGGCTACGGCAGCGGTGCAAGGTCTGGCGGGTGGCAATATCGGGCAGGCCATCAGTGGAGCCGCCGCGCCGTACCTGGCAGAGCAGATCCACAAACTGACCGACGGCAACCCGGCAGCGCAGGCAATGGCCCATGCGGTAGTAGGTGCCGTGGTCGCCCAGGCGGCAGGCAACAGTGCCGCAGCAGGAGGCGCAGGTGCGGTCAGTGGTGAACTGATGGCGCAGCTGGTGATGAACCAGTTGTATCCTGGCAAGACGGTTGACCAACTCAGTGAGACGGAGAAGCAGACCATTAGCGCCCTGGGCACCCTGGCGGCAGGACTGGCAGGTGGTATTGCGGGTGACAGCAGTGCGGATGTGGTGGCGGGGGGACAGGCTGGGAAGAATGCGGTGGAGAATAATGCGCTGAGTGCGCCGCAGATAGATGATTTTGCAGCGAGGGCTAAGGGCTGTGATGCGCGTGGTGACTGCGGTCAGATCGTGAAGGAAATGGAAGATCTGAGTCTGAAGCAACGTAATGAGTTAATTGT
Coding sequences within it:
- a CDS encoding Ail/Lom family outer membrane beta-barrel protein, producing the protein MKAVLMTSALVAALGLSSPAQADQQTVSLGYAQSKVQNLNNINGANLKYRYEWDSPVSVIGSFTYMSGNDNYSYLLTRDVIDNKVDIKYYSLSVGPAYRFNEFISVYGLLGLNYNKVDYRSSWNNYESGSYRDMGTETGNIRKTSLMYGVGVQINPIENVAVDIGYEGSSLDDGRQSHDINGFNIGIGYRF